The Medicago truncatula cultivar Jemalong A17 chromosome 4, MtrunA17r5.0-ANR, whole genome shotgun sequence genome includes a region encoding these proteins:
- the LOC11438190 gene encoding uncharacterized protein, translating into MGSTSSRLGSRSSSSSTQRVNNNHRFRFSSFLCGASTSRSISQMEGHQYEELQVDPARDFDDEIQKLADESTLSGAEEARFRFCAQAESSTSTDTGTGFRENATVEGSFGNVATSSQRNCLSEQKELVPPYQVSSGHSHPESYSDSNNAASTSFVEQKSSDPVSLSVNDSANKDRINNVDDPVLSGVSRISHETVRPRSPISQEYGNSSSGEISVEINTDAGISIHSSSIPVSQASNTLPASQVPEDGARHETLPSGLGILVSNREIVHGNDGLFQVDVVAISSNILSGSNGDADDHDARRNSRRLFWDAFSQRSSRRLGDSPTIVFSSGGTDDLGSHDRWHVDFDEDLSNYGVGGASGHRGSRIHRLNERVRNSRSEIWERLRGGLDEIGRLNTSCPLGLHADGMCSCESFPMAEESSTRSSISRIVMLAEALFEVLDEIHRQPGSQSLSTSLPAPESVVDSFPLKSHKKVDAADGGNDAEQCYICLAEYEDGDQIRVLPCKHEYHMSCVDKWLKEIHGVCPLCRSNVCGGLTELSTDSEVQSR; encoded by the exons ATGGGTTCCACCTCTAGTCGACTTGGTTCtcgctcttcttcttcttctactcaAAGGGTCAACAACAACCATCGCTTCAGATTCTCTTCCTTTCTCTGTGGTGCTTCCACCTCTCGCTCCATTTCTCAG ATGGAAGGACATCAATATGAAGAACTTCAGGTTGATCCAGCTAGAgattttgatgatgaaattCAGAAACTCGCTGATGAGTCGACATTATCAGGTGCAGAAGAAGCTAGATTTAGGTTTTGTGCTCAAGCTGAAAGTTCAACCTCGACCGATACGGGAACTGGGTTCCGTGAGAATGCTACTGTTGAAGGTTCTTTTGGAAATGTTGCTACAAGTAGTCAGAGGAACTGCTTGTCTGAACAAAAGGAGCTAGTCCCTCCTTATCAGGTAAGTTCTGGTCATAGCCATCCTGAATCATATAGTGATAGCAACAACGCAGCTAGTACTTCATTTGTTGAACAGAAATCTTCAGATCCAGTCTCTCTCTCTGTTAATGATTCTGCTAACAAGGATAGAATCAATAATGTTGATGATCCAGTGCTTAGTGGCGTCTCTCGAATATCTCATGAGACCGTGCGTCCAAGGAGCCCAATCTCTCAAGAGTACGGAAATTCAAGTTCTGGTGAAATTTCTGTTGAGATCAACACAGATGCTGGCATATCTATCCATAGTTCTTCCATTCCTGTTTCTCAAGCTTCTAATACTCTACCAGCTTCTCAAGTGCCAGAAGATGGAGCTCGTCACGAAACATTACCTTCAGGTTTAGGTATTCTTGTGTCCAACCGGGAAATAGTACATGGAAATGATGGTCTGTTTCAAGTTGATGTGGTCGCAATATCTTCCAACATTTTGTCTGGCAGCAATGGAGATGCCGATGATCATGACGCCAGAAGGAATAGTAGAAGATTATTTTGGGATGCTTTTTCACAACGCAGTTCTAGAAGGCTTGGTGATTCTCCAACCATCGTTTTCTCTTCTGGAGGCACTGATGATTTGGGATCTCATGATCGGTGgcatgttgattttgatgagGATTTATCAAATTATGGTGTTGGGGGTGCGTCTGGACATAGGGGCAGCAGAATTCACAGATTGAATGAAAGAGTGCGAAACTCAAGATCTGAG ATCTGGGAAAGGCTTCGTGGTGGCCTTGATGAGATTGGTCGGTTGAACACTTCATGTCCATTAGGACTCCATGCAGACGGTATGTGCTCGTGCGAGTCATTCCCAATGGCTGAGGAATCTAGCACTCGATCAAGTATTTCAAGAATAGTCATGCTGGCTGAAGCTCTTTTTGAG GTTTTAGATGAAATCCATCGGCAACCTGGATCCCAGTCCCTATCCACCTCACTCCCTGCACCTGAATCAGTCGTGGACTCTTTCCCTCTGAAGTCTCACAAAAAGGTTGATGCAGCTGATGGAGGCAATGATGCTGAACA ATGTTACATATGCCTGGCGGAGTATGAAGATGGGGACCAAATACGAGTTCTTCCTTGCAAGCACGAATATCACATGTCGTGTGTCGATAAGTGGCTGAAGGAAATACACGG TGTATGTCCTCTGTGTCGCAGCAATGTTTGTGGAGGGTTAACAGAGTTGTCAACTGACTCAGAAGTGCAGTCTCGGTGA
- the LOC11440300 gene encoding uncharacterized protein, with protein MVYTNYTPTYYSTLHDSITSFCKTILPFNFKKRSLPSAEHRLSKLQSDNLKWQQDSFHQVLNLMGLHKEGIVAETEVKAFKTHLLETLIASPPEQEHPIIIRDKLLFLQELLYAKCISEEDYHSSKRPLVQRLAVQGAKIDARDVIAGKSKDLKENSEEEWSVIDLKDDKSLMNKENLNSKGKSSHGSALKQIKGAASVFGFVSSNKHEKSIFDSPPLHKQQSDGKTILMEESEPPKPAKESGGGSSKRKPFRTLFHKEHKEGNGGGSEVEQRGGKSVKKQWGFDGLKKWKRNELDDDETAPLPLNQRSDSEAFSASSQSFARAVGDGPDTKLIKKKLHSDGAPSDFFIDKVLGNNIKKELSRIQTELSSTNPNLKFSNDQMEAISTRIPVDKADLKNYFPKSWCDKYGDVVLDVVKKEFKNHVEEMENKRSISREKHLSGNSKRWTTFDDDENVHPNLFGHHDNSVRSSNINPFSQGYAESTWN; from the exons ATGGTGTACACCAACTACACACCCACTTACTACTCTACTCTTCATGATTCAATCACCTCTTTCTGCAAAACCATTCTTCCTTTCAACTTCAAAAAACGTTCTTTACCTTCTGCAGAACATAGATTGTCTAAGCTACAATCCGACAACCTTAAATGGCAACAAGATTCTTTCCACCAAGTTTTAAACTTGATGGGTCTTCACAAAGAAGGAATTGTAGCTGAAACTGAAGTTAAAGCTTTCAAAACTCACTTGCTTGAGACCCTTATCGCGTCTCCTCCGGAACAAGAACACCCCATCATAATAAGAGACAAGCTTCTGTTTTTGCAG GAACTACTTTATGCTAAGTGCATTTCTGAAGAAGATTACCATTCTTCTAAAAGGCCATTGGTGCAAAGATTAGCAGTACAAGGAGCTAAGATTGATGCTAGAGACGTGATTGCGGGGAAATCGAAAGATTTGAAAGAGAATTCTGAAGAGGAGTGGTCTGTGATTGACTTGAAAGATGATAAGAGTTTGATGAACAAGGAGAATTTGAATTCTAAGGGAAAATCAAGTCATGGATCAGCTTTGAAACAGATTAAAGGAGCAGCTTCGGTTTTTGGGTTTGTATCTTCAAACAAACATGAAAAGAGTATATTTGATTCACCTCCTTTGCATAAACAACAAAGTGATGGGAAAACTATTCTTATGGAGGAAAGTGAGCCTCCGAAACCGGCGAAGGAAAGCGGTGGTGGTTCGTCGAAGAGGAAACCATTTAGGACTTTGTTTCATAAAGAGCATAAAGAGGGAAATGGTGGTGGGTCTGAGGTAGAACAAAGAGGAGGGAAATCAGTGAAAAAACAATGGGGGTTTGATGGATTGAAGAAATGGAAGAGAAATGAATTGGATGATGATGAGACTGCTCCTTTGCCTCTGAATCAGAGATCTGATAGTGAGGCTTTCTCAGCTTCATCTCAGTCTTTTGCAAGAGCAGTTGGCGATGGGCCGGATACCAAGTTGATCAAGAAGAAGTTGCATTCTGATGGTGCTCCATCTGATTTTTTCATAGATaag GTTTTGGGAAACAACATAAAGAAGGAGTTGTCAAGAATCCAGACAGAACTTAGCAGCACAAACCCAAATCTTAAATTTTC GAATGATCAGATGGAAGCAATTTCTACAAGAATTCCGGTGGATAAGGCTGATTTGAAAAACTACTTCCCCAA ATCATGGTGTGACAAGTATGGTGATGTTGTGCTGGATGTGGTGAAAAAGGAATTCAAAAACCACGTTGAAGAAATGGAAAACAAGCGCAGCATTTCAAGAGAAAAACATTTGTCCGGCAACTCAAAGCGGTGGACAacatttgatgatgatgaaaacgTTCATCCAAATCTTTTTGGTCATCATGATAATTCAGTTCGCAGTAGTAACATCAATCCATTTTCGCAAGGTTATGCTGAGAGTACATGGAACTGA
- the LOC11439271 gene encoding uncharacterized protein: protein MAEEEDSTLESPHSLKYKLKSSLCFSCCFSHHRVKPRIVRSSSLRTHNRNHNNNSRSIDLPHLKEKCTNFISRIVHHRRRHSADFHYDALSYALNFEDDANDEKSVDDLRSFSARLPASPPLSPKAAVNDTVKIAAIS from the coding sequence atgGCGGAAGAAGAAGATTCAACTCTCGAATCACCACATTCCCTCAAATATAAACTCAAATCCTCTCTCTGTTTTTCATGCTGTTTCTCTCACCATCGCGTGAAACCGAGAATCGTTCGAAGTTCATCGCTTCGAACTCATAATCGCAATCACAACAACAACTCTCGCTCAATTGATTTGCCGCATTTAAAGGAAAAATGCACCAATTTCATCTCCCGGATCGTTCACCACCGCCGCCGCCATTCCGCCGATTTCCACTACGACGCTCTCAGTTACGCGTTGAATTTCGAAGATGATGCCAACGACGAGAAGTCTGTTGATGATCTCAGGAGTTTCTCGGCGAGATTACCGGCTTCTCCGCCGTTATCGCCGAAAGCGGCAGTTAATGATACCGTGAAAATCGCCGCTATCAGTTGA
- the LOC112420948 gene encoding uncharacterized protein, protein MSYYLFDGIYPEWATFVKSTPMPQGGKIKLFAQHQEGARKDIERAFVVLQSRFAIIRNLTRSWHLDSLKRIMNTCIILHNMIVEDERATYGVNFDYSYDHLGNDPIAPSNDSNIDFREFLRRRHHVQDKQIHRHLQQDLIEHIWERFGHENNRN, encoded by the coding sequence AtgagttattatttatttgatggCATTTATCCTGAATGGGCCACATTTGTGAAAAGCACCCCGATGCCACAAGGAGGAAAGATAAAATTGTTTGCCCAACATCAAGAAGGCGCAAGGAAGGATATCGAACGAGCATTTGTAGTTCTCCAATCCCGATTTGCAATCATACGTAACCTGACTCGATCTTGGCATCTAGATTCACTGAAGCGCATAATGAATACGTGCATCATATTACACAACATGATTGTTGAAGATGAGCGTGCTACATATGGTGTCAATTTTGATTATTCTTATGATCATCTTGGCAATGACCCAATTGCACCATCAAACGATTCTAATATTGATTTTCGCGAGTTCCTACGTAGAAGACACCATGTTCAAGATAAGCAAATTCATCGACACCTTCAACAAGATTTGATAGAACATATATGGGAACGTTTTGGGCATGAGAATAACCGcaactaa
- the LOC112420949 gene encoding uncharacterized protein: protein MHKHVFLRIVEALGQYDGYFQLRVDATSRSGISPLQKCTVVIRMLAYGTSADSVDDYLRIGETATLKRVDKFTRGVISVFGPQYLRKPTTEDIEHLLQMGEARGFPSMLGSIDCMHREWKNCPVALKGQYVRGDHGKPTVMLEAIASQDLYGFGMHSLG, encoded by the coding sequence ATGCATAAACATGTCTTTCTTCGCATAGTTGAAGCTCTTGGCCAATATGATGGGTATTTTCAGCTGAGGGTTGATGCAACTAGTAGATCAGGTATTTCACCACTACAAAAATGCACTGTTGTTATTCGTATGTTGGCATATGGAACATCTGCTGATAGTGTGGATGACTATTTGAGAATTGGTGAAACTGCAACACTAAAACGTGTCGATAAGTTTACAAGGGGTGTGATCAGTGTATTTGGGCCACAATATTTGCGAAAGCCAACGACTGAAGATATCGAACACCTGTTGCAGATGGGGGAGGCACGTGGTTTTCCAAGTATGTTGGGTAGTATTGATTGTATGCATCGGGAATGGAAAAATTGTCCAGTCGCATTGAAAGGGCAGTATGTTCGAGGTGATCATGGTAAACCCACTGTTATGCTTGAGGCAATTGCTTCACAAGACCTCTATGGATTTGGCATGCATTCTTTGGGGTAG